A genomic window from Bradyrhizobium lupini includes:
- a CDS encoding DUF2842 domain-containing protein — protein MTIRTRKFLGTILLLVLATVWALLGMALAQMPWIAESGWRQAIYYVVVGMGWVLPAMPIVSWMQRPDRAKSSS, from the coding sequence ATGACGATCCGCACTCGCAAGTTCCTCGGCACCATCCTGCTCCTGGTGCTCGCCACCGTCTGGGCACTGCTCGGCATGGCGCTGGCGCAGATGCCGTGGATCGCCGAATCCGGCTGGCGGCAGGCGATCTACTACGTGGTGGTCGGCATGGGCTGGGTGCTGCCGGCGATGCCGATCGTGAGCTGGATGCAGCGGCCGGACCGGGCCAAGTCGAGTTCGTAG
- a CDS encoding polysaccharide deacetylase family protein: MASDDRWLERLRLELTWFTGQAALRSRGAGAILRFAHVRSRRRGGFQPLRENEITPHFLDRAIRALKRWNYDFVGMDEVCRRAVTLSEQRRFVALTFDGAGKDLIDFAYPVLARHAVPFTIYVPTAFPDGVGEAWWLGLEQVIARESRVSLLMGEKEQRFTVTGNAEKQALFSFLEAWLRSLPPADVSAAIADLCTRYRVDLAALSREASMNWEDLARLSADPLVTIGSATVNYPVLANMKDAVALREMTMGKAVAEAAFDRDIRHLAFPFGDRASFRRSHVIMAEEAGFASAVTTIPGVVDAEGRTNLRALPRISWDGRVRSLRMMRVLVSGVAFAPVKPTGTAGT, translated from the coding sequence TTGGCATCCGACGACAGATGGCTGGAACGGCTGCGACTTGAGCTGACCTGGTTCACGGGCCAGGCTGCGCTGCGCAGTCGTGGAGCCGGCGCCATCCTGCGCTTTGCGCATGTGCGGTCGCGCCGGCGCGGCGGGTTTCAGCCGCTGCGCGAGAACGAGATCACGCCGCATTTCCTCGATCGCGCCATTCGCGCGCTGAAGCGGTGGAACTATGATTTCGTCGGCATGGACGAGGTCTGCCGGCGCGCGGTGACGCTGTCGGAACAGCGGCGCTTCGTGGCACTCACCTTCGACGGCGCCGGCAAGGATCTGATCGACTTTGCCTATCCGGTGCTGGCGCGCCACGCCGTGCCCTTCACGATCTATGTGCCCACGGCGTTTCCCGACGGCGTCGGTGAGGCCTGGTGGCTCGGACTCGAACAGGTGATCGCGCGCGAGAGCCGTGTCAGTCTCTTGATGGGCGAGAAGGAGCAGCGCTTCACTGTGACTGGCAACGCGGAGAAGCAGGCGCTGTTTTCGTTCCTCGAGGCCTGGCTGCGCTCGCTGCCGCCGGCGGATGTGTCGGCTGCGATCGCAGACCTCTGCACGCGCTACCGGGTCGACCTTGCCGCGCTCTCACGCGAGGCATCGATGAATTGGGAGGATCTGGCAAGGCTTTCGGCCGATCCGCTGGTGACAATCGGCAGTGCGACCGTGAACTATCCCGTTCTCGCCAACATGAAGGATGCGGTCGCACTGCGCGAGATGACGATGGGCAAGGCGGTGGCGGAGGCGGCCTTCGATCGCGACATCCGGCATCTCGCCTTTCCGTTCGGTGATCGCGCCTCGTTCCGGCGCAGCCATGTCATCATGGCGGAGGAGGCGGGCTTTGCCAGCGCGGTGACGACGATCCCGGGCGTGGTGGACGCGGAGGGACGCACCAATCTGCGCGCGCTGCCGCGCATTTCCTGGGACGGCCGGGTGCGCTCGCTGCGCATGATGCGGGTGCTGGTGTCGGGGGTCGCTTTTGCGCCGGTGAAGCCGACTGGCACTGCTGGGACCTAG
- a CDS encoding COX15/CtaA family protein, whose protein sequence is MTTNSAPSEPYRAVRWWLISVAALIALMVLVGGATRLTESGLSIVEWKPVTGSVPPLSEAQWTAAFEAYKTIPQYRELNAGMSLSEFKEIFWWEWSHRLLGRFIGVAYLLPFLFFLWRGGLSGELKRRLWLLFGLGGLQGAVGWWMVASGLSERVEVSQYRLATHLMLALVIFAGIVWTVRRLAGRPQIAASSRLRFTSALLLAVTFIQIYFGALVAGLRAGRAYNTWPQIDGAFIPSAERLWFETPWWRNMFDNVLTVQFEHRMTAYALFALAALHAFDAVRSRAGSAASGALLLLGAVSLQGVLGILTLLNQVPIDLALAHQAVAIVVLTLAVMQTERLAPRGATEAQPRAVPVGQAG, encoded by the coding sequence ATGACGACGAATTCCGCCCCGTCCGAGCCGTATCGCGCCGTGCGCTGGTGGCTGATCTCAGTGGCTGCGCTGATCGCGCTGATGGTACTGGTCGGAGGCGCAACGCGGCTGACGGAATCCGGGCTCTCGATCGTCGAGTGGAAGCCAGTCACGGGCAGCGTGCCGCCACTTTCGGAAGCGCAGTGGACGGCGGCCTTCGAGGCCTACAAGACGATCCCGCAATATCGCGAGCTCAACGCCGGCATGAGCCTGTCCGAGTTCAAGGAGATCTTCTGGTGGGAATGGAGCCATCGGCTGCTCGGCCGTTTCATCGGCGTCGCCTATCTGTTGCCGTTCCTGTTCTTCCTCTGGCGCGGCGGCCTGTCCGGTGAGTTGAAGCGGCGGCTGTGGCTATTGTTTGGGCTCGGCGGCCTCCAGGGCGCGGTCGGCTGGTGGATGGTGGCCTCGGGGCTGTCCGAACGCGTCGAGGTGTCGCAATATCGGCTGGCGACACATCTTATGCTCGCGCTCGTGATCTTCGCCGGCATCGTCTGGACGGTGCGGCGGCTCGCCGGGCGTCCGCAGATCGCAGCATCGTCGCGGCTGCGCTTTACCAGCGCCTTGCTCCTCGCGGTGACCTTTATCCAGATCTATTTTGGTGCTCTGGTTGCGGGCCTGCGCGCGGGCCGCGCCTACAACACCTGGCCGCAGATCGACGGCGCGTTCATTCCCTCGGCGGAACGGCTGTGGTTCGAGACGCCGTGGTGGCGCAACATGTTCGACAATGTGCTGACGGTGCAGTTCGAGCACCGCATGACGGCCTATGCGCTGTTCGCGCTGGCGGCGTTGCACGCGTTCGATGCGGTCCGTTCACGCGCGGGTTCTGCGGCAAGCGGCGCGCTCTTGCTGCTGGGCGCGGTCAGCCTGCAAGGCGTGCTCGGCATCCTCACGCTGCTCAACCAGGTGCCGATTGATCTCGCGCTCGCGCATCAGGCAGTTGCGATCGTGGTGCTGACGCTTGCGGTGATGCAGACAGAGCGGCTCGCGCCGCGTGGCGCAACCGAAGCGCAGCCGCGCGCCGTTCCCGTCGGTCAGGCCGGCTGA